Proteins from one Pseudomonas sp. KBS0710 genomic window:
- a CDS encoding FecR domain-containing protein: protein MDNTARSGPDPQVVKQAISWTLRLRNNRGNERLHAQCEHWREAHDDHELAWQRVQTLQRELNSQMAAIPGAHVALENVAQGLGRRRALKVLSGVVLVGSAAWISRDMTGWQRWTSDFATATGERRSVQLPDGTRLQLNTDSAVNLTFNTQQRLITLVRGEILVTYGSPSSSAPLLVHTRHGLLEGIDGRFTVRQDSECTRLSVVSGNVAIHSPHTADGLATQVHTGETYLISQAHAVLSAPLTMDMGTWADGLIVTRDMRLADFVSEVGRYRQGYLGCAADIGDLRLSGVFRLEDTDKLLAIVAQTLPVQVRYRTRWWVSLERLA from the coding sequence ATGGATAACACCGCGCGTTCCGGGCCAGACCCGCAGGTGGTCAAACAGGCGATCAGTTGGACGCTGCGCCTGCGTAACAATCGTGGGAATGAGCGCTTGCATGCGCAATGTGAGCATTGGCGTGAAGCTCACGATGACCATGAATTGGCTTGGCAACGGGTGCAGACGTTACAACGGGAATTGAACAGCCAGATGGCGGCAATTCCTGGGGCGCATGTGGCACTGGAAAACGTCGCACAAGGCTTGGGCCGACGACGGGCACTGAAAGTGTTGTCGGGTGTGGTGTTGGTGGGGTCGGCGGCGTGGATAAGCCGGGACATGACCGGCTGGCAGCGCTGGACGTCCGATTTCGCCACCGCCACCGGCGAGCGGCGCAGCGTGCAATTACCGGACGGCACACGCCTGCAACTCAACACCGACAGTGCGGTGAACCTCACCTTCAATACGCAGCAGCGCCTGATCACGTTGGTGCGCGGGGAAATTCTGGTGACCTACGGCTCGCCCTCTTCTTCAGCGCCTTTGCTGGTACACACTCGCCACGGCTTGCTCGAAGGCATCGACGGGCGTTTTACCGTGCGCCAAGACAGCGAGTGCACACGCTTGAGCGTGGTCAGCGGCAATGTGGCCATCCATTCCCCGCATACGGCCGATGGCTTGGCGACCCAAGTACACACAGGGGAAACCTATCTGATCAGCCAGGCGCACGCCGTGTTGTCTGCGCCGCTGACCATGGACATGGGCACCTGGGCCGATGGGCTGATTGTGACGCGAGACATGCGTCTGGCTGACTTTGTGTCGGAAGTGGGGCGCTACCGCCAGGGTTATCTGGGCTGTGCGGCGGATATCGGCGACTTGCGGCTATCAGGGGTTTTCCGCTTGGAAGACACCGACAAGTTGCTGGCGATCGTTGCGCAAACACTGCCCGTTCAAGTGCGCTATCGCACACGTTGGTGGGTGAGCCTGGAACGCCTGGCCTGA
- a CDS encoding sigma-70 family RNA polymerase sigma factor has protein sequence MPSTDYIACESVVRTLYSTHHNWLNTWLRSRLGNTADAADLAQDTFVRLLQKTERFELKAPRAFLRTIARGLVIDHWRREEIQRAYLESIAHLPQALAPSAEARALVLELLEEVARLLDGLNPKVRKAFLLAQCDGLTHQQIAQQMGVSLRSVERYIAEGLYHCYVLRYET, from the coding sequence ATGCCCTCTACTGACTACATTGCGTGCGAAAGTGTTGTACGCACGCTTTACAGCACCCACCACAACTGGCTCAACACCTGGCTGCGCAGTCGCTTGGGCAATACCGCCGATGCTGCGGACCTGGCACAGGATACGTTCGTGCGCCTGCTGCAAAAAACCGAACGCTTTGAGCTCAAGGCGCCGCGTGCTTTTTTGCGCACCATCGCCCGAGGCCTGGTGATTGATCACTGGCGCCGCGAAGAAATCCAACGGGCCTACCTGGAGTCCATCGCCCACTTGCCGCAAGCGCTGGCACCCAGCGCCGAAGCGCGTGCGTTGGTGTTGGAGCTTCTGGAGGAAGTCGCCCGACTATTGGACGGATTAAATCCCAAGGTGCGTAAGGCGTTTTTACTGGCGCAGTGCGATGGCCTGACTCACCAGCAGATCGCACAGCAGATGGGTGTGTCGCTGCGCTCGGTGGAGCGGTATATCGCTGAAGGGCTGTATCACTGTTATGTCCTGCGCTATGAAACCTGA
- a CDS encoding acyl-CoA dehydrogenase yields MAGKASFNWIDPLLLDQQLTEEERMVRDSAEQFAQDKLAPRVLEAFRHEKTDPAIFREMGETGLLGAMIPEQYGGSGLNYVSYGLIAREVERVDSGYRSMMSVQSSLVMVPINEFGTEAQKQKYLPKLASGEWIGCFGLTEPNHGSDPGAMITRARKVDGGYSLTGAKMWITNSPIADVFVVWGKDDAGDIRGFVLEKGWKGLSAPAIHGKVGLRASITGEIVMDNVFVPEENIFPDVRGLKGPFTCLNSARYGISWGALGAAEFCWHTARQYTLDRQQFGRPLAATQLIQKKLADMQTEITLALQGCLRLGRMKDEGTAAVEITSIMKRNSCGKSLDIARMARDMLGGNGISDEFGVARHLVNLEVVNTYEGTHDVHALILGRAQTGLQAFY; encoded by the coding sequence ATGGCTGGCAAGGCAAGCTTCAACTGGATCGATCCACTGTTGCTGGATCAACAGCTCACCGAGGAAGAGCGCATGGTGCGCGACAGCGCTGAGCAATTCGCCCAGGACAAGCTGGCGCCGCGTGTGCTCGAAGCCTTTCGCCATGAAAAGACCGACCCTGCGATTTTTCGCGAGATGGGTGAAACCGGCCTGTTGGGTGCAATGATCCCGGAGCAGTACGGTGGCAGTGGCCTGAACTACGTCAGCTACGGGCTGATTGCCCGTGAGGTGGAACGTGTCGACTCCGGCTATCGCTCAATGATGAGTGTGCAGTCGTCACTGGTGATGGTGCCGATCAACGAATTTGGCACCGAGGCACAAAAGCAGAAGTACCTGCCAAAGCTGGCATCGGGTGAGTGGATCGGCTGTTTCGGCCTGACCGAGCCTAACCACGGTTCTGACCCGGGCGCGATGATTACCCGTGCACGTAAGGTTGATGGCGGCTACAGCCTGACCGGCGCCAAGATGTGGATCACCAACAGCCCGATCGCCGATGTGTTCGTGGTGTGGGGCAAGGACGATGCGGGCGATATTCGTGGTTTTGTCCTGGAGAAGGGTTGGAAGGGGCTGAGCGCTCCGGCGATTCACGGCAAGGTCGGCCTGCGGGCTTCGATTACCGGTGAGATCGTCATGGATAACGTGTTTGTGCCCGAGGAGAACATCTTCCCGGACGTGCGCGGCTTGAAGGGGCCTTTCACCTGTCTTAACTCGGCACGCTATGGCATTTCCTGGGGCGCGCTGGGTGCTGCCGAGTTTTGCTGGCACACCGCTCGCCAATACACCCTGGACCGTCAGCAATTCGGGCGGCCTTTGGCGGCGACCCAGCTGATCCAGAAGAAGCTGGCGGACATGCAGACCGAAATCACCCTGGCCTTGCAAGGCTGCCTGCGTTTGGGGCGCATGAAGGATGAAGGGACGGCGGCGGTTGAGATCACGTCGATCATGAAGCGCAACTCGTGTGGCAAATCCCTGGATATCGCGCGCATGGCGCGGGACATGTTGGGCGGCAACGGTATCTCGGATGAGTTCGGAGTGGCGCGTCACCTGGTCAACCTGGAGGTGGTCAATACCTACGAGGGCACCCATGACGTGCACGCCTTGATTCTTGGGCGTGCGCAGACCGGTCTTCAAGCGTTCTATTAA
- a CDS encoding TonB-dependent siderophore receptor has translation MTVLFLNDSPDSSYPLLAKAIRVALLSTAMGMGAVPLVGMAAQAGSERIHQRYDIPAGPLSDALNQFARQAGITLASTPAQTQGLESPGLRGEYSAEQGLNHLLDGSGLQAASQDGTSFVLQSLPHNSTLTLPTTDIKGFALGNALGSMDGYNATHSQIATKTSAALLETSQTVSVVTREQMDDQGSQTVAQVMRYTPGVLTNPYGATHRYDYVAMRGFNDGSVDNIYLDGLKSMGDSGTYSTMQVDPYFLERVDILKGPSSVLYGRSSPGGLVALTSKKPLYEPYHQVQATVGSNGQRGMGFDFSGPVDDDKRVAYRLTGLADKSDTQFDHAKEKRYALAPTVSIDFTEDTSLTLQAYLQHDPEGGYHGGMPADGALHQRNGQRISNHFFEGEPGVDGYKRDQQSFGYQFEHRFNDVFTARQNFRYLDSKVKLDQVYAYGWTTPTSNELNRYYSGGDEKLHAFIIDNMLQAEFFTGATKHTMLMGADYQRRKTVVDWTSGSLQPINAFSPVYGNSAISNANLTSYLRRLEQTGVYLQDLIEMDKWRFSLGLRQDWVETSDENRIAEAGRPLGTQISDKRTKLTGRAGALYLFDNGLAPYVSYSESFNPNSYSDSAGNPLAPTNGTQWEAGLKYQPPGTDNLFTASWFRIDQENLATKLPQENFYRAVGAVRSQGLELEAHVQLTDNLKLLGSYTFTDIKYSKSMVSTLSSADNLIENKGNSPTQAPRHMASVWADYKFNSAALDGLRLGAGVRYVGYSWADAENTMKVPAYTLFDASVGYDLGKMGLKGVDVRLNANNLTNESYVASCASLNFCYLGEERNVSATVSYQF, from the coding sequence ATGACTGTGCTTTTTCTCAACGATTCACCAGACTCCTCCTACCCTCTTTTGGCCAAGGCCATACGCGTAGCCTTACTGTCGACGGCAATGGGCATGGGCGCGGTTCCGCTTGTTGGCATGGCTGCGCAAGCGGGCAGCGAGCGCATTCATCAGCGCTACGACATCCCTGCCGGCCCGCTGAGCGACGCGCTCAATCAGTTCGCCCGCCAGGCGGGCATTACGCTTGCCAGCACCCCAGCGCAGACTCAGGGCCTGGAGTCGCCAGGGCTGCGCGGTGAGTACTCCGCGGAGCAGGGCCTGAATCATTTGCTCGATGGCTCGGGGTTACAGGCTGCGTCACAGGACGGTACCAGCTTCGTCTTGCAGTCGCTGCCGCATAACAGCACGCTGACGTTGCCCACCACCGACATCAAAGGCTTCGCCCTGGGTAATGCGCTGGGCAGCATGGACGGCTACAACGCGACGCACAGTCAGATCGCAACGAAGACCAGTGCCGCACTGCTGGAAACCTCGCAAACCGTCTCCGTAGTGACGCGCGAACAGATGGACGACCAGGGCTCTCAGACCGTGGCACAAGTCATGCGTTACACCCCTGGCGTGCTGACGAACCCCTATGGCGCAACCCATCGCTATGATTATGTGGCGATGCGCGGCTTCAACGATGGCTCGGTCGACAACATCTACCTGGATGGCTTGAAGTCCATGGGGGACAGCGGTACTTACAGCACCATGCAGGTGGACCCGTACTTTCTTGAACGCGTGGACATTCTTAAGGGGCCGTCTTCTGTGCTGTACGGGCGCAGTTCGCCTGGAGGTCTGGTAGCACTGACCAGTAAGAAGCCGCTGTACGAGCCCTACCATCAAGTGCAAGCGACAGTCGGCAGCAACGGGCAACGCGGGATGGGTTTTGATTTCAGCGGGCCGGTGGACGATGACAAGCGCGTTGCCTATCGGCTGACCGGGCTGGCGGATAAGTCCGACACACAATTCGACCATGCCAAAGAAAAACGCTACGCACTGGCGCCGACAGTGAGCATCGACTTTACCGAAGACACTTCACTGACACTGCAAGCGTATTTACAGCACGACCCTGAGGGTGGTTATCACGGTGGTATGCCGGCGGACGGCGCACTGCACCAGCGCAATGGCCAGCGTATCTCCAACCACTTTTTCGAAGGCGAGCCGGGGGTAGACGGGTACAAGCGTGACCAGCAGTCGTTTGGCTATCAGTTCGAACATCGCTTCAACGATGTGTTTACTGCGCGACAAAACTTCCGCTATCTCGACTCCAAGGTGAAGCTGGACCAGGTGTATGCCTATGGCTGGACTACACCAACCAGCAATGAGCTGAACCGCTATTACTCCGGCGGTGATGAAAAACTGCATGCGTTCATTATCGACAATATGCTGCAGGCGGAATTTTTTACCGGAGCAACCAAACATACGATGCTGATGGGCGCGGATTATCAGCGGCGTAAAACAGTGGTGGACTGGACCAGCGGTTCACTGCAACCGATCAACGCGTTTAGCCCGGTCTATGGCAATTCGGCGATCAGCAATGCCAACCTGACCAGTTATCTGCGACGACTGGAGCAGACGGGCGTCTATCTTCAAGACCTGATTGAGATGGATAAATGGCGATTCTCACTGGGACTGCGCCAGGACTGGGTAGAGACGTCGGATGAAAACCGTATCGCCGAAGCGGGCCGACCGCTGGGTACGCAGATCAGCGACAAACGTACCAAGCTGACGGGTCGGGCGGGGGCGTTGTACCTGTTTGATAACGGCCTGGCGCCGTATGTCAGCTACTCGGAGTCTTTCAACCCGAACTCCTATTCCGACAGTGCGGGCAACCCGCTGGCACCGACTAACGGGACACAGTGGGAGGCGGGTTTGAAATATCAGCCGCCAGGAACTGACAACCTGTTTACCGCATCGTGGTTTCGCATCGACCAGGAGAACCTGGCCACCAAGTTGCCGCAGGAAAACTTCTATCGTGCTGTAGGCGCTGTCCGTTCCCAGGGGCTGGAGCTGGAAGCCCATGTGCAACTGACCGATAACCTGAAGCTTTTAGGCAGCTATACCTTCACCGACATCAAGTACTCCAAGTCGATGGTGAGTACTTTAAGCTCCGCCGACAATCTGATCGAAAACAAAGGCAACTCGCCGACCCAGGCGCCTCGGCATATGGCTTCAGTATGGGCGGACTATAAATTCAATAGTGCAGCCCTGGACGGCTTGCGACTTGGCGCGGGCGTGCGATACGTGGGGTACAGCTGGGCAGACGCCGAGAACACCATGAAGGTGCCCGCCTATACGTTGTTTGACGCTTCAGTAGGGTACGACCTGGGCAAGATGGGCTTGAAGGGTGTGGATGTAAGGCTCAATGCCAACAACCTGACCAATGAAAGCTATGTGGCTTCGTGTGCCAGCTTGAACTTCTGCTACTTGGGTGAAGAGCGTAATGTCAGTGCTACGGTCAGCTATCAGTTCTGA
- a CDS encoding CaiB/BaiF CoA-transferase family protein, whose product MGALSHLRVLDLSRVLAGPWSGQILADLGAEVIKVERPGSGDDTRAWGPPFLKDAYGENTSEAAYYLSANRNKESVTIDFTRPEGQKLVRDLAAKSDILIENFKVGGLAAYGLDYESLKELNPELIYCSITGFGQTGPYATRAGYDFMIQGLGGLMSLTGRPEGDEGAGPVKVGVALTDILTGLYSTVAILAALAHRDHDGGGQHIDMALLDVQVACLANQAMNYLTTGMAPKRLGNAHPNIVPYQDFPTADGDFILTVGNDGQFRKFAEVAGQPQWADDPRFATNKVRVANRAELIPLIRQATVFKTTAEWVSQLEQVGVPCGPINDLAQVFADPQVKARGLAMALPHALAGMVPQVASPIRLSKTPVEYRNAPPLLGEHTVQVLQGVLGLDSANVAALKAAGVI is encoded by the coding sequence ATGGGCGCGCTTTCACATCTGCGGGTATTGGATTTGTCACGAGTGCTGGCCGGCCCGTGGTCCGGGCAGATCCTTGCAGACCTTGGCGCTGAGGTGATCAAGGTTGAGCGGCCGGGCAGTGGCGATGATACGCGGGCGTGGGGGCCGCCCTTCCTTAAAGACGCCTATGGCGAGAACACCAGTGAGGCGGCGTATTACCTGTCGGCCAACCGTAACAAGGAGTCGGTGACCATCGACTTCACGCGCCCGGAGGGGCAGAAGCTGGTGCGCGACTTGGCGGCCAAGTCCGACATTCTGATCGAGAACTTCAAGGTGGGTGGTCTGGCGGCGTATGGGCTGGACTATGAATCGCTCAAGGAGCTCAATCCAGAATTGATCTATTGCTCGATCACCGGCTTTGGCCAGACGGGGCCTTATGCGACGCGTGCAGGCTACGACTTCATGATCCAGGGGCTGGGCGGGCTGATGAGCCTGACCGGTCGGCCTGAGGGTGATGAAGGTGCTGGGCCGGTAAAGGTCGGTGTGGCGTTGACAGATATTCTGACGGGGCTGTACTCGACCGTGGCGATCCTGGCTGCGCTGGCTCATCGGGATCATGACGGTGGTGGGCAGCATATCGACATGGCATTGCTGGATGTGCAGGTGGCGTGCCTGGCCAATCAGGCTATGAATTACCTGACGACGGGTATGGCGCCCAAGCGCCTGGGCAATGCTCACCCCAATATTGTGCCTTATCAGGACTTTCCCACGGCTGATGGCGACTTTATCCTGACCGTGGGTAACGACGGGCAATTTCGCAAGTTTGCGGAGGTGGCTGGGCAGCCGCAGTGGGCGGATGATCCGCGCTTCGCGACTAATAAAGTGCGGGTGGCTAACCGTGCGGAGCTGATTCCGCTTATCCGCCAGGCCACGGTGTTCAAGACCACGGCTGAGTGGGTGTCGCAGCTGGAGCAGGTAGGCGTGCCGTGTGGGCCGATCAATGATCTGGCGCAGGTGTTTGCCGACCCGCAGGTCAAGGCGCGTGGGTTGGCGATGGCATTGCCGCATGCATTGGCGGGGATGGTGCCTCAGGTCGCCAGCCCGATACGGCTGTCCAAGACGCCGGTGGAATATCGTAATGCGCCTCCTCTATTGGGGGAGCATACGGTGCAGGTGTTGCAAGGGGTGTTGGGGTTGGATTCGGCGAATGTGGCTGCGCTGAAGGCTGCGGGCGTTATCTGA
- a CDS encoding methyl-accepting chemotaxis protein produces MNLKFSHKILLAASGVVVLAFALFTLYNDYLQRSTITQNLESSIQQSGELTASSVQNWLSGRILVLESLAQNVAHQGSGADLPGLVDQPAFTSNFQFTYVGQTNGVFTQRPDAKMPDDYDPRQRPWYKQAVAADKTMLTPPYMAAVGGQIVTIALPVKKNGELLGVVGGDLSLQTLVKIINSVDFGGIGHAFLVSADGQVIVSPDQDQVMKNLKDIYPGTSLRIEKVSQDVVLNGQDRILSFTPISGLPGADWYIGLSIDKDKAYAPLSKFRTSALIAMLIAVVAIAVLLSLLIQVLLRPLTTMGVAMQDIAQGEGDLTRRLDVTSKDEFGEVGSAFNQFVERIHASISEVSSATRQVHDLSQRVMASSNASIIGSDEQSARTNSVAAAINELGAATQEIARNAADASQHASGASEQADDGRKVVEQTILAMSELSQKISLSCTQIETLNASTDNIGHILDVIKGISQQTNLLALNAAIEAARAGEAGRGFAVVADEVRNLAHRTQESAEEIHKMITSLQVGSREAVTTMNASQVSSEESVEVANQAGERLVSVTQRIVEIDGMNQSVAAATEEQTAVVETLNVDINQINLLNQQGVVNLNETLKDCDALSQQASRLKQLVDSFKI; encoded by the coding sequence ATGAATCTCAAGTTCAGTCATAAAATTCTACTGGCCGCGTCAGGCGTCGTGGTTCTGGCCTTCGCGCTATTTACCCTCTACAACGATTACCTGCAGCGCAGCACCATCACACAAAACCTTGAGTCGTCTATCCAGCAGTCGGGCGAGCTCACGGCCAGCAGCGTGCAGAATTGGCTCAGTGGCCGCATCCTGGTCCTCGAAAGCCTGGCGCAAAACGTTGCTCATCAAGGCAGCGGTGCCGACCTGCCGGGGCTGGTTGACCAGCCTGCGTTCACCTCGAACTTCCAGTTCACCTATGTTGGCCAAACCAACGGCGTATTCACCCAGCGCCCTGACGCCAAGATGCCCGACGATTACGATCCTCGTCAGCGCCCTTGGTACAAACAAGCAGTAGCCGCCGATAAAACCATGCTGACTCCGCCTTATATGGCGGCCGTTGGCGGGCAAATCGTGACCATTGCCCTGCCGGTCAAAAAGAACGGCGAACTGCTCGGTGTAGTGGGCGGTGACCTGAGTCTGCAAACCCTGGTGAAGATCATCAACTCGGTGGATTTCGGCGGTATTGGCCATGCGTTCCTGGTGAGCGCCGATGGCCAGGTCATCGTCAGTCCTGACCAGGACCAGGTGATGAAGAACCTCAAGGACATCTACCCTGGCACCAGCCTGCGTATCGAGAAGGTCAGCCAGGACGTTGTGCTCAACGGCCAGGACCGTATTCTGTCATTTACCCCTATCAGCGGTTTGCCGGGGGCGGATTGGTACATCGGCCTGTCGATTGACAAAGACAAAGCCTACGCACCACTGAGTAAATTCCGTACATCGGCACTGATCGCCATGTTGATCGCCGTAGTGGCCATCGCCGTACTGCTCAGCCTGCTGATTCAAGTGCTATTGCGTCCGCTGACCACCATGGGCGTGGCCATGCAGGACATCGCCCAGGGCGAAGGCGATTTGACCCGCCGCCTGGACGTGACCAGTAAAGATGAGTTCGGCGAAGTGGGCAGTGCATTCAACCAGTTCGTCGAGCGCATCCACGCCTCGATTTCCGAAGTGTCTTCGGCTACGCGTCAGGTACACGACCTGTCCCAGCGCGTCATGGCGTCCTCCAACGCTTCGATCATCGGCTCGGACGAGCAAAGCGCACGCACCAACAGTGTGGCGGCCGCCATCAACGAACTGGGCGCCGCCACCCAGGAAATCGCCCGCAACGCGGCAGATGCCTCCCAGCACGCCAGCGGCGCCAGTGAGCAAGCGGATGACGGGCGCAAGGTGGTGGAGCAAACCATCCTGGCCATGTCGGAACTCTCGCAAAAGATCAGCTTGTCCTGCACGCAGATCGAAACCCTGAACGCCAGCACCGATAACATCGGGCACATCCTTGATGTGATCAAAGGCATCTCCCAGCAAACCAACTTGCTGGCACTCAACGCGGCGATCGAGGCTGCGCGTGCCGGTGAAGCCGGGCGCGGGTTTGCCGTAGTGGCCGACGAAGTGCGCAACCTGGCGCACCGCACTCAGGAATCGGCCGAAGAGATCCACAAGATGATCACTTCGCTGCAAGTGGGCTCGCGTGAAGCTGTGACCACCATGAACGCCAGCCAGGTCTCCAGCGAAGAAAGCGTTGAAGTGGCCAACCAGGCGGGTGAGCGCCTGGTCAGCGTGACGCAGCGCATCGTCGAGATCGATGGCATGAACCAATCGGTCGCGGCGGCTACCGAAGAGCAGACCGCAGTGGTTGAAACCCTCAACGTTGATATCAACCAGATCAACCTGTTGAACCAGCAAGGTGTCGTCAACCTCAACGAAACGCTCAAGGACTGCGATGCGCTGTCGCAGCAGGCCAGCCGATTGAAGCAACTGGTCGACAGCTTCAAGATCTGA